A single genomic interval of Vanessa atalanta chromosome 12, ilVanAtal1.2, whole genome shotgun sequence harbors:
- the LOC125067614 gene encoding cytochrome P450 6B6-like: MLALIVAIVLLTLYLYGTRNFKYWERKRVKHDKPVPFLGNNARNYLMQKSMCEMAVETYWKYPEEKVVGFYRASGPELVIRDPEISKRILTTDFAYFYRRGMNMNSHGTEPLLRNLFFADGDLWRLLRQRITPTFTSGKLKAMFPLIVERAERLQAWALNAASKGKEIDARELMARYTTDFIGACGFGLDSDSLKEENSAFRKLGATIFKVGLKEVTVVFLKEFFPNIFKNLKVMTRVEKGIYQLVNEVLSQRNYEPSGRNDFIDLLLECKKKGTIVCESMERKKSDGKPEIATLEMNNDLIAAQVFVFFAAGFETSSSATSFTLHELAHHPDIQNKVQEEIDRVLEKYDNKLSYDAIKEMHYLEWTFKEAMRIFPSLGFLMRKCAQKYTFEDLDLTIDEGVRVIIPIQAMQNDSKYFNNPKEFRPERFDPKNYNDENKYVYLPFGVGPRACIGERLGLMQSLAGLAAVLSRFTVRPAPSTLRHPIINPTSGVVQIVKGGMPLLFRERKSKGQ, from the exons atgcTTGCGTTAATAGTAGCAATTGTGCTTTTGACTTTATACTTATACGGAACAAGAAATTTCAAGTACTGGGAGCGAAAAAGAGTGAAACATGACAAGCCGGTACCCTTTTTAGGCAACAAtgcaagaaattatttaatgcaGAAAAGTATGTGCGAGATGGCAGTGGAGACGTACTGGAAGTATCCAGAGGAGAAAGTGGTAGGGTTTTATCGAGCGTCTGGCCCTGAACTTGTTATTAGAGACCCGGAAATTTCCAAACGAATACTCACAACAGATTTTGCTTACTTTTATCGCCGTGGAATGAACATGAATAGCCATGGAACAGAACCTTTGCTTCGTAATTTATTCTTCGCTGACGGTGACCTTTGGCGGCTACTGCGTCAACGAATAACACCTACCTTTACTAGTGGCAAGCTCAAGGCTATGTTTCCGTTGATCGTAGAACGAGCTGAACGGCTGCAAGCCTGGGCACTCAATGCCGCTTCCAAAGGAAAGGAGATTGACGCACGCGAACTTATGGCGCGATACACGACTGATTTTATTGGTGCCTGCGGCTTCGGACTTGACTCGGACTCACTCAAGGAGGAAAACTCCGCTTTTCGAAAACTTGGAGCTACTATATTTAAAGTGGGATTGAAAGAAGTCACCGTAGTGTTTTTGAAAGAATTCTTTCccaatatattcaaaaacttgAAAGTTATGACTCGTGTGGAAAAAGGAATATATCAACTAGTGAACGAAGTCCTAAGTCAAAGAAACTATGAACCGTCGGGTAGAAATGACTTCATAGATCTTTTGCTTGAATGTAAGAAAAAAGGAACAATTGTTTGCGAGTCAATGGAAAGAAAAAAATCAGACGGAAAACCAGAAATTGCAACTTTAGAAATGAATAACGATCTGATAGCGGCTcaagtgtttgttttttttgctGCTGGTTTTGAAACGTCCTCTTCGGCAACCAGCTTTACCCTACATGAGCTAGCTCATCATCCTGACATACAAAATAAGGTACAAGAAGAAATTGACAGAGTCTTGGAAAAGTATGACAACAAATTAAGCTATGACGCTATCAAGGAAATGCATTATCTAGAGTGGACATTTAAAGAAGCGATGAGAATATTTCCATCACTAGGTTTCTTGATGAGAAAGTGTGCACAGAAGTACACTTTCGAAGATTTAGATCTTACCATTGATGAAGGAGTAAGAGTGATAATACCTATTCAAGCAATGCAAAATGATTCTAAGTACTTTAATAATCCGAAAGAATTCCGCCCTGAAAGATTTGATCCGAAGAATTATAATGatgaaaacaaatatgtatacttACCATTTGGTGTCGGACCTCGTGCTTGCATTG GTGAGCGACTCGGCCTGATGCAGTCGCTGGCGGGGCTGGCCGCAGTGCTGTCACGTTTCACCGTACGACCCGCACCCTCTACGCTACGACACCCAATAATTAACCCCACCTCGGGCGTCGTGCAAATTGTGAAAGGCGGCATGCCACTTTTGTTCCGAGAGAGGAAGTCCAAAGGCCAATAG
- the LOC125067670 gene encoding cytochrome P450 6B6-like has translation MLAVIIVVIVVLVLYLYGTRNFKYWERKQVKHDEPVIFFGNNTRNYLMQQSVCQLAVEMYWKYPNEKVVGFYRASRPELIIRDPDIAKRILTTDFASFYPRGLNMNTDEIEPLLRNLFFADGDLWRLLRQRMTPAFTSGKLKAMFPLIVERAERLQARALNAASEGQEIDARDLMARYTTDFIGACGFGLDSDSLKEENSAFRKLGATIFQAGPKEIFVVILKELFPSIFNKLKLMTRVEKGIYQLVNEVLRQRNYEPSGRNDFIDLLLECKKKGTIVGDSIERMKPDGKPEIATLEMNEDLIAAQVFVFFAAGFETSSSATSFTLHELAHHPDVQNKVQEEIDSVLERYDNKLSYDAIKEMHYLEWTFKEAMRIFPSLGFLIRQSAKKYTFEDLNLTIDEGVRVIIPIQAMQNDSKYFDNPKEFRPERFDPNNFNADNKYVYLPFGVGPRACIGERLGLMQSLAGLAAVLSRFTVRPAPSTLRHPIINPTSGIVQTVKGGLPLLFLERKPRC, from the exons ATGCTTGCGGTCATTATAGTGGTAATTGTGGTTTTGGTTCTATACTTATACGGAACAAGAAACTTTAAGTACTGGGAACGAAAACAAGTTAAACATGACGAGCCAGTAATCTTTTTCGGTAACAatacaagaaattatttaatgcaaCAAAGTGTATGCCAGTTGGCAGTGGAGATGTACTGGAAGTATCCAAATGAGAAAGTGGTAGGTTTTTATCGAGCATCTCGTCCTGAACTTATTATTAGGGACCCTGATATTGCCAAACGAATACTCACAACAGACTTTGCTAGCTTTTATCCGCGTGGACTGAACATGAACACCGATGAGATAGAACCTTTGCTTCGGAATTTATTTTTCGCTGACGGTGACCTTTGGCGGTTACTACGTCAACGGATGACACCCGCTTTTACCAGTGGCAAACTGAAAGCTATGTTTCCATTAATCGTGGAACGAGCTGAACGGCTGCAGGCCAGGGCACTCAACGCCGCTTCCGAAGGACAGGAGATCGACGCTCGCGACCTCATGGCACGATACACGACTGATTTCATTGGTGCCTGCGGCTTCGGACTTGACTCGGACTCACTCAAAGAAGAAAACTCCGCTTTTAGAAAACTTGGAGCTACTATATTTCAAGCGGGACCTAAAGAAATTTTCgtcgttattttaaaagaactcTTTCCCAGCATATTcaacaaattaaaacttatgacTCGCGTGGAAAAAGGTATTTATCAACTAGTGAACGAAGTACTACGACAACGAAACTATGAACCATCGGGTAGAAATGACTTCATAGATCTTTTGCTTGAATGTAAGAAAAAAGGCACAATTGTTGGGGACTCGATAGAAAGAATGAAACCAGATGGAAAACCAGAAATTGCAACTTTAGAAATGAATGAGGATCTCATAGCGGCTCAAGTATTTGTCTTTTTCGCTGCTGGTTTTGAAACATCCTCCTCAGCAACCAGTTTTACCCTACACGAACTAGCTCATCATCCTGATGTACAAAATAAGGTACAAGAGGAGATTGATAGCGTTTTGGAAAGGTATGATAACAAACTAAGCTACGATGCCATTAAGGAAATGCACTACCTAGAGTGGACATTTAAAGAAGCAATGAGAATATTTCCTTCGCTTGGTTTCTTGATAAGACAAAGTGCCAAAAAATACACTTTCGAAGACTTAAATCTAACTATTGATGAAGGAGTAAGAGTAATAATACCCATTCAAGCAATGCAAAATGATTCTAAGTACTTTGATAATCCGAAAGAATTCCGCCCTGAAAGATTTGATCCGAATAATTTTAATGCTGACAACAAATATGTATACTTACCATTTGGTGTTGGACCTCGAGCTTGTATTG GTGAGCGGCTTGGCCTGATGCAATCGCTGGCGGGGCTGGCCGCAGTTCTGTCACGTTTCACCGTGCGACCCGCACCCTCTACACTACGACACCCAATAATTAACCCTACCTCGGGCATCGTACAAACTGTAAAAGGTGGCTTGCCACTATTGTTCCTAGAAAGGAAGCCTAGATGCTGA